The genomic stretch AgtaggagggcggcggcggaggcggctgtGGCCGCTGAAGCCGagtgggaggtggcggcggcgggggagtcGCAGGAGTCGCGTCGGGAGGTAGACgaatgggaggaagaagaaatatGGGACTATGGGAGAGAGAGGGTGGAGGATCTGGGTAGTTGGATTTAGATCCAGCGGTTGGAAAAAGTGATCGATTGAAAATCAAATCTCAACCGATTGGGGAGGAGACACTTCCTAAAATTATTATGAAGTTCGTACAGTTACTACAAAACACTAACAGAGTATATACCTATATACTCTAACTTGAGAAAAATAGAAGAACGCTGGCAACCTAAACATTTAACCATTTATATGACAAGCATGACCCAAAACAGAAGTCTGAAGTACTCCTCTTCAAGATATATTCAAAATACAACATAGCAAGATATACAATCATCAAACAGTCTGCAAAACCACAAAAGCCAGCAAATATACAACTTACCATGCGAGAACAATCCTTCTCAGTGACATGGATGGTGGGTACCCAAAATACGGATGAATATTACATGAATGGAACTTCATCGCACAGACCATCTCAATCTTCAATGTCTTAACCTGAAGTGAGAAGCTTGCTGCATTTGCCATGCGATCTTTTGGAAAGCCTACAAAGAATACGTACCCTTCGCCTGCACCAACCAAGCCAAAATCATAATGGACAGGTAAGTGGGTTATAATCTCCAACATACATCCATCGGCAATCTCTCCCTCCTTTTGCTGAATGGCATGATACACAGCAGCCGTGCGAAACTTAATATGGCTAAACACCCCAAGCGTGCCATTTCCTGCCTCCACAATGATAACATCCGCTCATCATAGTGAGACGGGAGGTCGATGGTGGAGAAATCCATCCTGTTGATGTCGAGCTTGACCAACTTGTTGGCCTGCATCACTTTCCAGTAGATGTAGCCATACGCATAAGAGCGACAAAGAAGTACCGAGCCTCTTAAGTTAAGATCGTCCCACGTGGTACCGACACTCCATAGGCCAGAGCCTGAAGAGAAGACGAATACCGCAGACTTGATCCCGCAATATGCCCTGCCGATCACTCTAAATGATGTcccatcctcctcttctccagAAGGAACAAGGAAGGCCTGGAACGATGGAAAAATTTGCTGCTTGATGTGGACGGAGGCGAGTAGGTCGTCGGGTATGGGAGGCAGCAGCCGGTACCGCCGGAAAACGGGGTCGCACACCGCGAGGTCGGGGAAGTTGAAGCCCGTATACCCAACGGGACCGCTCTTGAGAAGGACGCGGCCATCGCGCACGTCGCAGGCGTCCCACGGTTTCCTATTGCATCTGGTGGGAGGGAGGTAGTCGAAGgagaagccggcggcggggtgggcgatggagcgcgcggcggtggcgttGGGGTGGGGCGCCTCGGCGGGGTGGAAGCCAGACGACACTTTCTCGATGAagccgaggaggagcggcgggtggagggAGCGGTACtggcggaggaaggcggcgtCGGTGACGATGCGGCGGAAGGAGGCgcacgcggcggaggcgcgggcgaGGTCGGCGGGGCAGGAGACACGGAGGAGGATCTCCTCCAGGAGGTCGTCGGCGAGGGCAGCCAGCTGCCTCGGGGACGCCGGGGCCTCAAGGCAGCGGCAGAGCGGCGACGGCATCtgccggcggggcggcgactAGAGGATGGGGAATTGGGGATCGAGCGTTTGGATGTTTGCGGGTGAAAGTTGGAGGTTGGAGGCAGTGTGGAGTCAAGTGCGTCTGTgcttgtgggcttgtggctcaCCGCGCACCGCTATCACGGGACTCTTCTGTAAAACCCCACGCACGGTTCTTACAGGGTCATTCTGCAAACTGTAAAATCTATGAAAGCTCGTTACAGCACGCCACAGTATATCTTAGCAAATCGTGCATCGTTCAACATAGCAACCATGCATACGACTACCGAAGTCCAACATTATTTTCAAAAAATTGGACCAACATTTCTtcgaaaaagttgaaccaacatttattcaaaaaatgttgagcctaacatttctttagaaaaagttgaatccGAAAAAA from Setaria italica strain Yugu1 chromosome II, Setaria_italica_v2.0, whole genome shotgun sequence encodes the following:
- the LOC101764128 gene encoding uncharacterized protein LOC101764128, with product MPSPLCRCLEAPASPRQLAALADDLLEEILLRVSCPADLARASAACASFRRIVTDAAFLRQYRSLHPPLLLGFIEKVSSGFHPAEAPHPNATAARSIAHPAAGFSFDYLPPTRCNRKPWDACDVRDGRVLLKSGPVGYTGFNFPDLAVCDPVFRRYRLLPPIPDDLLASVHIKQQIFPSFQAFLVPSGEEEDGTSFRVIGRAYCGIKSAVFVFSSGSGLWSVGTTWDDLNLRGSVLLCRSYAYGYIYWKVMQANKLVKLDINRMDFSTIDLPSHYDERMLSLWRQEMARLGCLAILSFARLLCIMPFSKRRERLPMDVCWRL